The Anabaena sp. WA102 genome contains a region encoding:
- the devC gene encoding ABC transporter permease DevC, whose translation MISIFQKLCRRTPLGWLQLTHEKSRLLVAVSGIAFADVLMFMQSGFQTALYDSNTRLHRSLQADIILISPQARSLQSMSIFSRRRLYQAMDVPGVKSAEAMYCNHIIWKNPQTRLETGVLIIGINPDQPAFDLPEINQQLQKIKLPNTVLFDRAARGEYQQAIQQIQQGKTVTTEINGNTITIGGLFKLGASFAADGSLITSANNFSQIFARQPTSSVSIGLVKIKPGYQTDQVVAQLKAYLKDDVKVLTHQEFIEFENNFWSSNSPIGFIFNLGVSMGFVIGIIIVYQVLSTDVNAHLREYATLKAIGYRHDYLLTIVFEEALILAALGFFPGVAVSLGLYQLTRTATNLPMYMTIIRGIQVLLLTIIMCAISGAIATNKLQSADPADMF comes from the coding sequence ATGATTAGTATTTTTCAAAAATTGTGCCGACGAACTCCTTTGGGTTGGTTACAACTTACCCATGAAAAAAGCCGTTTATTGGTAGCAGTATCTGGTATTGCTTTTGCCGATGTTCTTATGTTTATGCAGTCAGGGTTTCAAACTGCTTTATATGATAGTAATACTAGATTACATCGGAGTTTACAAGCTGATATTATTCTCATTAGTCCCCAAGCTCGTAGTTTACAAAGTATGTCTATTTTTTCTCGTAGACGACTTTATCAAGCAATGGATGTACCAGGGGTAAAATCGGCTGAAGCTATGTATTGTAACCATATTATTTGGAAAAATCCGCAAACACGATTAGAAACAGGAGTGTTAATTATTGGCATTAATCCAGATCAACCAGCTTTTGATTTACCAGAAATTAATCAACAATTACAAAAAATTAAATTACCAAATACAGTCTTATTTGATCGGGCAGCCAGAGGAGAATATCAACAAGCAATTCAGCAAATTCAACAAGGTAAAACTGTCACAACTGAAATTAATGGTAATACAATTACTATTGGTGGCTTATTTAAACTTGGTGCTTCCTTTGCGGCAGATGGGAGCTTGATTACCAGTGCCAATAACTTCTCTCAAATCTTTGCCAGACAGCCTACAAGTAGTGTGAGTATCGGTTTAGTTAAAATCAAACCTGGTTATCAAACCGATCAAGTTGTTGCCCAATTAAAAGCTTATTTAAAAGATGATGTTAAAGTTCTTACTCATCAAGAATTTATTGAATTTGAAAATAACTTTTGGAGTAGTAACTCTCCCATTGGCTTTATTTTCAACCTTGGTGTATCAATGGGATTTGTCATAGGAATAATTATTGTTTACCAAGTTCTTTCCACCGATGTTAATGCCCATTTGCGAGAATATGCAACTTTAAAAGCCATAGGATATCGTCATGATTATTTGCTAACTATAGTTTTTGAAGAAGCTTTAATTTTAGCAGCTTTGGGATTTTTTCCAGGGGTAGCTGTATCTTTAGGACTTTACCAACTAACCCGAACAGCGACAAATTTGCCCATGTATATGACGATAATTCGTGGTATACAAGTCCTACTTTTAACTATAATTATGTGTGCTATTTCTGGAGCGATCGCTACTAACAAACTCCAATCTGCTGATCCTGCGGATATGTTTTAA
- a CDS encoding serine/threonine-protein kinase, whose translation MSYCVNPTCSHPINSASSLICQACGSKLLLRDRFCVVKPIGKGGFGATFLAVEQNLPGKPLCVIKQLRPASTTPYILKMARELFSREAETLGKIGNHPQIPRLLDYFEDNNQFYLVQEYVSGLTLQQEVKKNGVYSETAVRQFLSEIMPLLQYIHEQQVIHRDIKPANLIRRSQDARFVLIDFGAVKNKVSQVITNQSEQSALTAYAIGTAGFAPPEQMAMRPVYASDIYAVGVTCVYLLTGKIPKDLEYNPTTGEMMWEHLVQASDHFIKVLRKMLDVSVRNRYQSAQDVLTALDMEPYLDSLAQGLLSKPSEPTQNHSSNAGIDSISYTRGNNDNVAKLAASIRARKDKTPAPADTEWKHGRNQGRNQGRELASKSAARGVNNADDPFSVRKLDSPGLLAAYEKGRRDFAGYNFIRLSVSSANLSGSNFHAAQFQKPNFQAANLHNTDFGRASLQQANFKDADLSKAYFSNADLEGADFRGANLSQAYLSQANLRGANLSGANLTGAKVTDEQLAVAKMNWLTVRPNGKRGLF comes from the coding sequence ATGAGCTATTGCGTAAATCCCACCTGTTCCCATCCTATAAATTCAGCATCTAGTCTAATATGTCAGGCTTGTGGCTCGAAATTACTGTTGCGCGATCGCTTTTGCGTAGTTAAACCCATCGGTAAAGGTGGTTTTGGGGCAACATTTTTAGCAGTAGAGCAAAATCTACCTGGCAAACCGCTTTGTGTAATTAAACAATTACGTCCAGCAAGTACAACTCCGTACATATTAAAAATGGCACGGGAGTTATTCTCCAGAGAAGCAGAAACTCTTGGTAAAATCGGTAATCATCCCCAAATACCCAGACTACTGGACTATTTTGAAGATAACAATCAATTTTACTTAGTGCAAGAATATGTGAGCGGTTTGACTCTCCAACAAGAAGTGAAAAAAAATGGAGTTTATAGTGAAACCGCAGTCAGACAATTTTTAAGTGAAATCATGCCCCTGCTCCAATATATCCACGAGCAACAGGTAATTCATCGTGATATTAAGCCAGCTAACTTAATTCGTCGTTCTCAAGATGCCAGATTCGTACTAATTGATTTTGGTGCTGTCAAAAATAAAGTTAGTCAAGTCATAACCAATCAATCCGAACAATCAGCCTTAACAGCCTATGCAATTGGTACTGCTGGTTTTGCACCTCCCGAACAAATGGCTATGCGTCCAGTTTATGCCAGTGATATCTATGCAGTAGGAGTAACTTGTGTTTATTTATTAACTGGGAAAATTCCTAAAGACTTAGAATACAATCCCACCACAGGGGAAATGATGTGGGAACATCTGGTACAAGCCAGTGACCATTTTATTAAGGTCTTGAGAAAAATGTTGGACGTATCCGTCCGCAATCGCTATCAATCCGCACAAGACGTACTTACAGCTTTAGACATGGAGCCATATTTAGATAGTTTAGCCCAAGGCTTACTCTCTAAACCCTCTGAACCTACTCAGAATCATTCTTCAAATGCTGGGATTGATTCTATTAGTTATACTCGTGGTAACAATGATAATGTTGCGAAACTAGCGGCATCTATTCGAGCCAGAAAAGACAAGACACCAGCACCAGCAGACACAGAATGGAAACATGGACGCAATCAGGGACGCAATCAGGGTAGAGAATTGGCATCTAAATCAGCCGCTAGAGGTGTAAATAACGCTGATGATCCATTCTCTGTGCGGAAATTAGATTCCCCAGGTCTTCTAGCAGCTTATGAAAAAGGAAGACGGGATTTTGCGGGCTATAATTTTATCCGGTTGAGTGTATCTAGTGCTAACTTATCAGGAAGCAATTTCCATGCTGCTCAATTTCAGAAACCTAATTTTCAAGCAGCTAATCTTCACAATACTGACTTTGGTAGGGCAAGTTTACAACAAGCAAATTTCAAAGATGCGGATTTAAGTAAGGCTTATTTTAGTAATGCTGATTTAGAAGGTGCGGACTTCAGAGGTGCAAACCTCAGTCAAGCTTATCTAAGTCAAGCTAATCTACGAGGGGCTAATTTATCCGGTGCTAATCTCACTGGTGCTAAGGTGACTGACGAACAATTGGCTGTAGCTAAAATGAATTGGTTAACGGTACGTCCGAATGGTAAGCGCGGTTTATTTTAA
- the pruA gene encoding L-glutamate gamma-semialdehyde dehydrogenase: MVLQVENNTYEAKTQEIAKQVLAATQENRSFLAALRDQMRWDDKLLDWAMSNPGLRVQLFRFIDTLPALHSKSEIASHLQEYLGDDSVELPAALKGILNFANPDSMPAQVAATTVGTAVETLAHKYISGENIKQVIKTVERLRKDKMAFTIDLLGEAVITELEAQSYLERYLELMQQLVEASKNWGKIPAIDEADGENIPKVQVSVKLTAFYSQFDPLDAQGSEARVSNHIRTLLRRAQELGAAVHFDMEQYAYKNITFNILKKLLLEEEFRQRTDIGMTIQAYLRDSEQDARDIIAWLKQRGYPLTIRLVKGAYWDQETIKATQKHWPQPVYNDKVATDANFEAITQLLLENHQYVYSAIGSHNVRSQSRAIAIAENLNVPRRRFEMQVLYGMGDKIAKALVDKGYRVRVYCPYGDLLPGMSYLIRRLLENTANSSFLRQNLENRPVEELLAAPIISHAKAQSRQEEKEGFVGVADTDFAEEERRNKSSLAFENVRQQLGKTYLPLLNGEYVNTTTFVDSLNPSNFSQVVGKVGLLSVEQAEEAMKFAKAAFPAWKKTPVKQRADILRQAGKLMEERRAELSAWIVLEVGKPVKEADAEVSEAIDFCLYYAAEMERLDKGVIYDVVGETNRYIYQPKGIAIVISPWNFPLAIACGMTVAALVSGNCTLLKPAETSSVITAKLTEILIEAGIPKGVFQYVPGKGSQVGAYLVNHPDTHVIAFTGSQEVGCRIYAEAAILKPGQKHLKKVIAEMGGKNGIIVDESADLDQAVVGVVQSAFGYSGQKCSACSRVIVLEPIYDAFVERLVEATKSLNIGETELPSTQVGPVIDAISRDRILDYIQKGKQEAKVALELPAPSQGYFIGPVIFSEVPANGVIAQQEIFGPVLAVIRVKDFQEAIDVANGTNYALTGGLYSRTPSHIEQAQAEFEVGNLYINRNITGAIVSRQPFGGFKLSGVGSKAGGPDYLLQFLEPRHITENIQRQGFAPIEGAD, from the coding sequence ATGGTATTACAAGTAGAAAACAACACTTACGAAGCGAAAACCCAAGAAATTGCTAAACAAGTTCTAGCTGCTACCCAGGAAAATCGCTCATTTTTGGCTGCTTTACGGGATCAAATGCGTTGGGATGATAAATTGCTCGATTGGGCTATGAGTAATCCAGGTTTACGAGTACAATTATTTCGGTTCATAGATACCTTGCCCGCTTTACATAGTAAATCAGAAATTGCCTCCCATTTGCAAGAATATTTGGGAGATGATTCCGTAGAATTACCCGCAGCTTTGAAAGGAATCTTAAACTTTGCTAACCCTGATTCTATGCCCGCACAGGTAGCCGCGACAACAGTGGGAACTGCGGTAGAAACTTTAGCACATAAATATATTTCTGGGGAAAATATCAAGCAAGTCATCAAAACCGTTGAGAGACTGCGAAAAGACAAAATGGCTTTCACCATTGACCTCCTCGGTGAAGCGGTAATTACTGAATTAGAAGCGCAATCTTATTTAGAAAGATACCTGGAATTGATGCAGCAGTTGGTGGAAGCATCCAAAAATTGGGGGAAAATTCCGGCTATTGATGAAGCTGACGGCGAAAATATCCCCAAAGTCCAGGTTTCTGTCAAATTAACGGCGTTTTATTCCCAATTTGATCCTTTGGATGCCCAAGGTAGTGAAGCACGAGTCAGCAATCATATTCGGACTTTACTCCGTCGCGCTCAAGAATTAGGTGCAGCAGTCCATTTTGACATGGAACAATACGCCTATAAAAATATCACATTCAATATTCTCAAAAAGCTATTACTGGAAGAGGAATTTCGTCAACGTACTGATATCGGGATGACAATACAAGCATATCTGCGGGATAGTGAACAAGACGCTAGAGATATTATTGCTTGGTTAAAACAACGGGGTTATCCTCTCACCATTCGTCTAGTTAAAGGTGCGTATTGGGACCAAGAAACCATCAAAGCTACTCAAAAGCATTGGCCACAACCAGTTTATAATGATAAAGTCGCCACCGATGCCAATTTTGAGGCGATAACTCAGCTATTGCTAGAAAATCATCAGTATGTCTATTCTGCCATAGGTAGTCATAATGTGCGATCGCAATCTCGCGCCATAGCAATTGCGGAAAATCTCAATGTTCCCCGTCGTCGTTTTGAAATGCAAGTTCTGTACGGCATGGGTGATAAAATCGCCAAAGCTTTGGTAGATAAAGGTTATCGCGTGCGGGTTTATTGTCCCTACGGTGACTTGTTACCAGGAATGTCTTATTTAATCCGTCGTTTATTAGAAAACACCGCAAATAGTTCTTTTCTCCGGCAAAATCTGGAAAATCGTCCCGTTGAGGAGTTGTTAGCAGCACCAATTATATCTCACGCAAAGGCGCAAAGTCGCCAAGAGGAGAAGGAAGGTTTTGTTGGTGTTGCGGATACAGATTTTGCGGAAGAGGAAAGAAGGAATAAGTCGAGTTTAGCTTTTGAAAATGTCCGTCAGCAGTTGGGGAAAACTTATTTACCCTTACTAAATGGGGAATATGTGAATACTACAACGTTTGTTGATTCTCTTAATCCTTCTAATTTTAGTCAGGTTGTTGGTAAGGTGGGTTTGCTGAGTGTTGAACAGGCTGAGGAAGCAATGAAGTTTGCTAAGGCTGCTTTTCCTGCTTGGAAGAAAACTCCAGTCAAGCAACGGGCTGATATTTTGCGTCAAGCAGGGAAGTTAATGGAGGAACGACGCGCTGAACTTTCGGCTTGGATAGTTTTGGAGGTGGGAAAACCTGTTAAGGAAGCTGACGCGGAGGTTTCGGAAGCTATTGATTTTTGTCTTTATTATGCTGCGGAAATGGAACGGTTGGATAAGGGTGTAATTTATGATGTGGTTGGGGAAACCAATCGTTATATTTACCAGCCGAAAGGTATCGCTATTGTGATTTCTCCCTGGAATTTTCCTTTGGCTATTGCTTGCGGTATGACTGTCGCTGCTTTGGTTTCGGGAAATTGTACTTTACTCAAACCGGCGGAAACTTCTTCTGTTATTACTGCGAAGTTGACGGAAATTTTAATAGAAGCGGGAATCCCTAAAGGTGTTTTTCAATACGTTCCTGGTAAGGGTTCTCAAGTCGGTGCTTATTTAGTTAATCATCCTGATACTCATGTGATTGCTTTTACTGGTTCTCAAGAAGTAGGTTGTAGAATTTACGCAGAAGCCGCAATTCTCAAACCTGGTCAAAAGCATCTTAAAAAGGTAATTGCCGAAATGGGAGGCAAGAATGGCATCATTGTTGATGAAAGTGCTGATTTAGACCAGGCTGTTGTCGGCGTTGTCCAATCTGCTTTTGGTTATAGTGGTCAAAAGTGTTCTGCTTGTTCACGGGTGATTGTGCTTGAACCCATTTATGATGCTTTTGTGGAAAGGTTGGTAGAAGCCACAAAATCCTTGAATATTGGGGAGACGGAGTTACCCAGTACCCAAGTTGGTCCGGTAATTGATGCTATTTCGCGCGATCGCATTTTGGATTATATTCAAAAAGGTAAACAAGAAGCAAAAGTCGCCTTAGAATTACCCGCACCCAGTCAAGGTTATTTTATCGGTCCGGTGATTTTTTCGGAAGTACCCGCAAATGGAGTTATCGCCCAGCAGGAAATATTTGGCCCTGTCTTAGCGGTAATTCGGGTGAAAGATTTTCAAGAAGCAATAGACGTTGCCAATGGTACAAACTACGCTTTAACTGGTGGTCTTTATTCTCGCACACCTTCCCACATTGAACAAGCACAAGCGGAATTTGAAGTGGGGAATTTATACATTAACCGAAATATTACTGGAGCGATCGTTTCCCGTCAACCTTTCGGCGGTTTCAAACTTTCTGGAGTCGGTTCCAAAGCCGGCGGACCAGATTACCTCTTGCAATTCCTAGAACCACGCCACATCACAGAAAACATCCAGCGTCAAGGTTTTGCCCCAATTGAGGGTGCAGACTAA
- the hisIE gene encoding bifunctional phosphoribosyl-AMP cyclohydrolase/phosphoribosyl-ATP diphosphatase HisIE yields the protein MSSSELKSLSSAIPVEKIRYDDKGLVPAIIQDYLDGTVLMMAWMNRESLQMTLDTGETWFWSRSRQEFWHKGATSGHIQKVQTIRYDCDSDALLIGVEQLGDVACHTGERSCFHQVDGTVTPPPGDSLSQLFAVICDRRDRPNEDSYTCKLLAGGDNKILKKIGEESAEVVMACKDDDADAIAGEVADLFYHTLVALAHHQVDLKAVYRKLQERRK from the coding sequence ATGTCTTCTTCTGAACTGAAATCGCTTTCATCTGCTATCCCTGTGGAAAAAATTCGCTACGATGACAAGGGTTTAGTGCCGGCAATTATCCAAGATTATTTGGATGGAACTGTGTTAATGATGGCTTGGATGAATCGGGAATCGTTGCAAATGACTTTGGACACTGGGGAAACTTGGTTTTGGAGTCGTTCCCGGCAGGAATTTTGGCACAAGGGCGCAACTTCTGGACATATTCAGAAGGTACAAACTATTCGTTATGACTGTGATAGTGATGCTCTGTTAATCGGGGTGGAGCAGTTGGGTGATGTAGCTTGTCATACTGGAGAACGTAGTTGTTTTCATCAGGTTGATGGCACGGTGACACCACCACCAGGTGATAGTTTATCACAATTGTTTGCGGTAATTTGCGATCGCCGCGATCGCCCCAATGAAGATTCCTATACCTGTAAGTTATTGGCTGGTGGTGATAATAAGATTTTGAAAAAGATTGGTGAGGAAAGTGCCGAGGTAGTTATGGCTTGTAAAGATGATGATGCTGATGCGATCGCTGGCGAAGTTGCGGATTTATTTTATCATACTCTTGTAGCTTTGGCTCATCATCAGGTTGATTTAAAAGCAGTTTATCGCAAGTTACAAGAAAGAAGGAAATAG
- a CDS encoding ABC exporter membrane fusion protein, giving the protein MQNRKRQGSLSSQFILRLAIAKRSAGIAIAMLASLSMASISVFIVLKSRDIDNQKPANPVVAVPEIKTVTALGRIEPEGEVIKLSAAISGEGSRVEKILVKEGDMVKTGQVIAILDNSDRLQAELTEATAEVNIIKAKIAQIQAGAKPGEITAQKAIIDRLAAESQGDINTQKATLEKLQSELLNAEAENHRYQELYTVGAISASQRDSKNLNVETAKKSLQAAQSQLKKLELSSQQKIKEASATLNQISEVRKVDVQAAIAELNQADAVVKKATINLQKAYVKSPQNGQVFEIYTHPGELISSNGIADIGKTSQMYVVAEVYESDITKIIQGKQVRIVSDTFSQELQGKVERIGLQVRKQNLTNTDPSSNIDNRIIKVHIRLNKASSHQAAKFTNMQVKAIISL; this is encoded by the coding sequence GTGCAAAACCGCAAGCGACAAGGTTCATTATCTTCTCAGTTTATTCTCCGATTAGCGATAGCGAAGCGCTCCGCAGGAATCGCTATTGCCATGCTGGCATCTTTATCTATGGCTAGTATTAGTGTTTTTATTGTCCTCAAATCTCGGGATATAGATAATCAAAAACCAGCCAATCCTGTGGTAGCAGTACCAGAGATAAAAACCGTCACAGCACTGGGTAGAATTGAACCAGAAGGGGAAGTGATTAAATTATCAGCAGCGATATCTGGAGAAGGAAGTCGAGTTGAGAAGATATTAGTCAAAGAGGGGGATATGGTAAAAACAGGACAGGTAATTGCTATTTTAGATAATAGCGATCGCTTGCAAGCAGAATTAACTGAAGCCACAGCCGAAGTAAACATAATTAAAGCTAAAATTGCCCAAATTCAAGCAGGTGCTAAACCCGGAGAAATTACCGCCCAAAAAGCCATCATTGACAGATTAGCCGCCGAAAGTCAAGGTGATATTAATACTCAAAAAGCAACTTTAGAAAAATTGCAATCTGAATTACTCAATGCTGAAGCCGAAAATCACCGTTATCAAGAATTATATACAGTAGGGGCAATTTCCGCATCTCAAAGAGATAGTAAAAACTTGAATGTAGAAACTGCTAAAAAAAGTCTTCAAGCCGCACAGTCACAGTTAAAAAAGCTCGAATTAAGTAGTCAACAAAAAATCAAAGAAGCTTCCGCAACCCTAAACCAAATTTCTGAAGTTAGGAAGGTAGATGTACAAGCAGCAATAGCCGAATTAAATCAAGCAGATGCAGTAGTAAAAAAAGCCACTATCAATCTTCAAAAAGCCTATGTCAAATCTCCTCAAAATGGACAAGTATTTGAAATCTACACTCACCCAGGAGAATTAATTTCTAGTAATGGCATTGCTGACATTGGTAAAACCAGTCAGATGTACGTAGTTGCTGAAGTTTACGAAAGTGATATTACAAAAATTATCCAAGGAAAACAGGTGCGGATAGTTAGCGATACTTTTTCTCAAGAATTACAAGGAAAAGTAGAACGAATCGGTTTACAAGTAAGAAAGCAAAACCTCACCAATACAGATCCTTCCAGCAATATTGATAACAGAATAATAAAAGTCCACATCCGACTAAACAAAGCCTCTAGCCACCAAGCAGCTAAATTTACAAATATGCAAGTTAAGGCAATTATTAGTCTTTAG
- the hemL gene encoding glutamate-1-semialdehyde 2,1-aminomutase: MVNTTIKTTKSQEIFAAAQNLMPGGVSSPVRAFKSVGGQPIVFDRVNGAYIWDVDGNKYIDYVGTWGPAICGHAHPEVISALHTALDKGTSFGAPCALENVLAEMVIDAVPSVEMVRFVNSGTEACMAVLRLMRAFTNREKVIKFEGCYHGHADMFLVKAGSGVATLGLPDSPGVPKSVTASTLTAPFNDLEAVKALFEQNPQEIAGVILEPVVGNAGFITPDAGFLEGLRELTQEHGALLVFDEVMTGFRIAYGGAQAKFGVTPDLTTMGKVIGGGLPVGAYGGRREIMSMVAPAGPVYQAGTLSGNPLAMTAGIKTLELLGKPGTYEYLEKITKQLTDGLLKICSDTGHAACGGHISAMFGLFFTAGPVHNYEDAKKADTGKFGRFHRGMLEHGIYLAPSQFEAGFTSLAHTSEDIEQTLAAAKEVLSSL, encoded by the coding sequence TTGGTAAACACCACAATTAAAACCACAAAATCACAAGAAATCTTTGCTGCTGCTCAAAACCTGATGCCCGGAGGAGTCAGTTCTCCCGTTCGCGCTTTTAAATCCGTCGGTGGACAACCCATCGTATTTGATCGTGTTAATGGCGCTTATATTTGGGACGTAGACGGCAACAAATACATTGACTATGTTGGGACTTGGGGACCAGCCATTTGTGGTCATGCTCATCCAGAAGTAATATCCGCACTACACACAGCCCTAGATAAAGGCACAAGTTTTGGCGCTCCCTGCGCTCTCGAAAACGTTTTAGCCGAAATGGTCATTGATGCTGTTCCTAGCGTCGAAATGGTCAGATTCGTCAACTCTGGAACAGAAGCTTGTATGGCGGTATTACGCCTAATGCGAGCCTTTACAAATCGAGAAAAAGTTATCAAATTTGAAGGCTGCTATCACGGACACGCAGATATGTTCCTGGTTAAAGCCGGTTCTGGTGTCGCTACCCTGGGTTTACCCGACTCACCAGGAGTACCCAAATCCGTCACCGCCAGCACCTTAACCGCGCCTTTCAATGATTTGGAAGCCGTAAAAGCTCTATTTGAACAAAACCCCCAGGAAATCGCCGGTGTGATTCTTGAACCCGTAGTTGGTAACGCGGGCTTTATTACCCCTGATGCTGGTTTCCTAGAAGGACTACGGGAACTTACCCAAGAGCATGGTGCATTACTGGTATTTGATGAAGTGATGACAGGCTTCCGTATTGCCTACGGTGGCGCACAAGCCAAATTTGGTGTTACCCCCGACTTAACCACAATGGGTAAAGTCATTGGTGGTGGTTTACCAGTCGGCGCTTACGGTGGTCGTCGTGAGATTATGTCTATGGTTGCCCCCGCAGGACCAGTTTATCAAGCTGGGACTCTTTCTGGTAATCCTTTAGCCATGACAGCGGGAATTAAAACCCTGGAACTCCTCGGTAAACCCGGTACTTATGAGTATTTAGAAAAAATTACTAAACAGTTAACTGATGGATTGCTAAAAATCTGCTCAGATACAGGTCATGCTGCCTGTGGTGGTCATATTAGTGCCATGTTTGGGCTATTCTTCACCGCAGGTCCTGTACATAACTATGAAGATGCCAAAAAGGCGGATACAGGTAAATTTGGTCGTTTCCATCGCGGAATGTTAGAGCATGGTATTTATCTAGCCCCATCTCAATTTGAAGCTGGTTTTACTTCTTTAGCACATACTTCCGAAGATATTGAACAGACATTAGCTGCTGCTAAAGAGGTACTGTCTAGTCTGTAA
- a CDS encoding cobalamin-binding protein, producing MIDTSNDIRIISLVPSATEIVAKLGLFNAMVGRSHECDYPPEIVNLPVCTQARLNGDANSHSIHKEADNLLQSALGIYKIKVDVLEKLHPTHIITQDQCDVCAVSLPEVEKAVAQLTHSSPHIISLQPNTLQDTWGDIERVSHAFGVDSVEILENLEARVRICKRRLQGLSTAELPKVVCIEWTDPLMTAANWVPELINLAGGRPLFSITGKPAAHVKWETLVDSNPDVIIFMPCGFDLQRTQQEAELLTQRPEWKKLHAAQTGRVFITDGNAYFNRPGPRLVDSVEILAEILHPDIFDYGYKGSAWQIL from the coding sequence ATGATTGATACAAGTAACGATATAAGAATTATTTCTTTAGTTCCTAGTGCTACGGAAATTGTGGCCAAACTGGGCTTGTTTAATGCTATGGTAGGGCGATCGCATGAATGTGACTATCCTCCCGAAATCGTCAATCTTCCAGTTTGTACCCAAGCGCGTTTGAATGGTGACGCTAATAGCCATTCTATTCACAAAGAAGCCGACAATCTATTACAATCTGCCTTGGGTATTTACAAAATCAAAGTGGATGTTTTAGAGAAACTGCACCCTACCCATATTATCACTCAAGATCAATGTGATGTCTGCGCCGTCAGTTTACCGGAGGTAGAAAAAGCAGTTGCCCAACTTACCCACAGTTCGCCACACATTATTTCTCTACAACCCAATACATTACAGGATACTTGGGGTGATATTGAACGGGTTAGCCACGCATTTGGTGTAGATTCAGTAGAAATACTGGAGAATCTAGAAGCCCGTGTCAGAATTTGCAAGCGTAGACTACAAGGACTTTCCACCGCCGAACTGCCTAAAGTCGTGTGCATTGAATGGACTGATCCTTTGATGACTGCTGCAAATTGGGTTCCTGAATTAATTAACTTAGCAGGAGGAAGACCATTATTTAGCATCACTGGTAAACCTGCTGCTCATGTCAAATGGGAAACATTAGTAGATAGTAATCCAGATGTGATTATTTTCATGCCCTGTGGCTTTGATTTGCAACGAACTCAGCAAGAAGCAGAATTATTAACTCAACGTCCAGAATGGAAAAAACTCCACGCTGCTCAAACAGGAAGAGTATTTATTACCGACGGTAACGCTTACTTTAACCGTCCTGGTCCGCGATTAGTAGATTCTGTGGAAATTTTAGCAGAAATATTGCACCCAGATATTTTTGACTATGGTTATAAGGGTAGTGCTTGGCAAATTTTGTAA